The following is a genomic window from Vitis vinifera cultivar Pinot Noir 40024 chromosome 6, ASM3070453v1.
CAAAATCTCACACAGAAAGCTGAATACATCCGGTCCAATTATCCAATGCAAAGGAATGAATCAATTTATAATGCAAGATTTCCATGAACAATTAATATACATGAAAAGTATGAGAAGTCAAATGTTCAGGAAAAATAGTCCATTTAGGAATGATCGAAgtcaaaattccaaatcaaaatcaattgatGCATATGAAACTCAATACACAACCAGctgaaaagaaattaattaaaaaagaaagaaagatagaAAAATCAGTGGccaaagattattttttttaaaacttccaaGAACGGCATTAGTAAATAACCGGATCTTAAAATTTGGAGGAGTACTCAACTGCAAaacaaaactttcaaaatttaactaaGACAAGAgtccaaaattttcttagaaCATTTAAGAACAAATGCAAATGGTTGAAATTGAGTTCTAAATCTTGACACAAGTAAACAAAACTACCTGAAATCTTTTGAAGGAACATCTGGAGTGAAATAAATTCTTGATGATTCTATATGAGGATTTCTAAATTAGAGAAAATGGCCAGAGTTTCTCTCATGGATCCCAGATGGGAGGCTGATATTTTTAAGAAAGTTTTAAGAAAAAGTGCAGATGCTAGAAGTTAAGGTATAAATCATCATAACAGAAAACAGAAACACCTGAGAAGTTTTGGAGAAAGATAACTaaagtgaaataagtttttgaTGATTTTCTCTTGAGGTAAGAGAGAAAAGATGGCCAGAGATTCTGTCATAGATCTGGGATGAGAGACAGCTAGGCTTTTTCCCCAGTGGATGTGAGATGCTTTCACAGCTAGGGTATCTGGGGAAGAAAAGTGTGAGAGAGAAGATCCAAAATAAGCGTTCTCATGCAAAGCCGCCAACACTGGAGTTAAATCAACCCAGAATCATTCGTGTTGTCTTCCTCCATCCATGATCTTTCCATAGCAAACCTCGGTGCAGTCCAAAATGCACAAGATGAGAACCTAATGGACCGAAATGAGGGTTCTCTCGCATAAAGTAGGAGAGAAGAACCGGACTAGAAACTGGGGAAAAAAGAAGGGATGAAACATGGAAATGATAGAAGGGAGGGACTGGAGAACGAAGGAGAGACAATTTTACCTCTGCTTACCGGCAAAGGAGACAGTTGTGCGGCGGTGATAACAGATTAGGGAGCGACGGACCTGGAATAAAACATAACGAAAGGAAGGGCGCAATGCAAGGGCCAAGAAATATGGGTAAGCACAGAGAAGTTTTAGGGAGCTCAACGGCTGTCATTTTGTTCCTTCTATTCCATCCCTTATTATAAAAGCTGGCGACTGGGAACCCATTTTAGATGGTCAGATACGAGTCCCATCTTTTTTATCAACAGAGGCGCAAAGAGAGACAGAAATGGGTGGGAGTCGGGTTCTTTTAGCTTTGTTATTATGCCTTTCGGCAGGGTCCTTTTTGGTCCGCGGTGAAGACCCTTACTTCTTCTACACCTGGAACGTCACCTATGGGACTATCTCTCCTTTAGGTGTACCGCAGCAAGGCATTCTCATCAATGGTGAATTTCCTGGACCAAGAATCAATTGCTCCTCCAACAACAATATCGTTATCAATGTCTTTAACAATCTTGATGAACCACTGCTTTTTACATGGTATGTAAGCATATTCTCTTCCCCTTTTCTCATGTATTTGTTGTGTTGTGATAGtgcatttttcatgtgttgGTCCGACATGGTAGGAATGGTATCCAACAAAGGAAGAACTCTTGGCAGGACGGATTGCCTGGAACCAATTGCCCAATTCAGCCTGGGACTAATTTCACTTACCGCTTTCAAGTGAAGGACCAGATTGGAACCTATTTCTACTTCCCCAGTTTAGGCATGCAAAGGGCAGCTGGTGGCATTGGTGGCCTTCGTGTCAACAGTCGTCTGCTCATTCCAGTTCCTTTTGATGATCCAGAAGACGACTACACTGTCCTTATTGGAGACTGGTACAAAAAGAGTCATACTGTCCTGAAGAAGAAACTAGATAGCGGTCATTCAATCGGAAGGCCTGATGGTGTCCAAATCAATGGAAAATCAGAAGATAAGGATGAGCCGCTTTTCACCATGAAGCCTGGTCTGACTTACAGGTATAGGATTTGTAACGTAGGGATTAAAAGTTCTCTCAACTTCAGGATCCAAGGTCACACAATGAAGCTAGTGGAGTTGGAAGGATCCCATACTGTTCAAAATGTATACGACTCCCTTGACGTGCATCTTGGCCAATGCTATTCAGTGTTGGTCACTGCTAACCAAGACCCCAAGGATTATTATATGGTAGCCTCCACTCGGTTTCTCAAACAAGTTTATACTGCTAAACGCATTATCCGTTACACCAACGGCAAGGGCCCAGCCTCACCAGAACTACCTGAGCCTCCTAGTGGTTGGATTTGGTCTCTCAATCAATTCCGTTCATTTCGATGGAACCTCACAGCAAGTGCTGCCCGACCTAACCCTCAAGGTTCCTACCATTATGGTTTTATTAACATTACTCGCACCATCAAGATTGTCAACTCTGCCAGCACTGTGGATGGCAAGCTTCGTTATGCCATTAATGGCGTCTCACATACAGATCCAACCACCCCCCCTAAACTTGCTGAGTACTTTGGAGTAGTAGATAAGGTGTTCAAGTATAATACTATGGTGGACGACCCACCGCCGGAAAGTGCCGAAAAGATTGTCATAACACCCAATGTCCTTAACATCACGTTCCGCACATTTGTGGAGATTATTTTTGAGAATCATGAGAAGAGCATCCAGTCATGGCATTTGAATGGCTACTCCTTCTTTGCAGTCGCGTAAGTATTATTTATtgcacattttcttttctttatagaATTTTAAATTGGTATTTAAATTTGATGTCCAATAAGTCATTGATTCAACCTATATTTACAGTATGGAGCCAGGGAGGTGGAACCCAGATAAAAGGAAGAACTACAATCTTCTTGATGCTGTGAGTAGAAACACAATCCAAGTATACCCAGGCTCATGGACAGCAATCTTGCTGACCTTTGATAATGCTGGACTGTGGAACCTGAGGTCAGAAACGTGGGAGAGGAATTACTTGGGACAACAACTCTACGTAAGTGTTTTATCCCCAGCACGGTCCCTCAGAGATGAATACAACATCCCTGACGTGGCGGAACTATGTGGTATTGTTAAAGGCCTTCCCAAGCCCCAGCCTTACACCATTTAAACTCCTCTATATGTGGCTATCAAAGAGAGACAAGGAGAAAGTGATAGAGAGAAGCTATCAAAGGAGAGAAATTGAGCTAAAACCTGTAATTTGTATACGTTTCAAAAGAGTAATCGACGGTAAAGAATAAGAGGGATTGGAACAAAAAGAGTAGATGATTATACTTGTGTATCGACCTTTTCCAAAATGCCATTACTTTGTGTTCTCTATTTATATGTATTTGTCtcctttttaatttcctttgtGTAACTAGAAGTCTAGAATAAACCTTCTGTGATGGCTTTCACAATGACGTTGGCTTAAAATTTGTGGAAGGCCATAACCAAGTAGTCTTAGCTTACCCTCGGGTCTAATAATGCTTGGGAATGGTTCGCATGACCATTTTATCAACACTCCTCACAAAATAGTTAAATTAGAGATAAAAGGCTTACGAAATTGCATTGAGTCTCATTGTAGTATCAACCCCACCaaactaattaataaaataatttatgttcAAAGTTCAAGACTTCAACTAGTTTGATTTGTTTAGTATTCAATGTTCTATATATTGGCAAGATTGTAACTCCATTGTTTGTAAGTCTCCTTTTCTTATGATGTTATGTTTACATGATCTATGTACCACAAATTTAATTAACCCACATAACGTAGTGTAAATATAACAAAAGTTAAGATTGCTCTTACATCAAATTtgccatatttttaattaataaatcatttgataaaataagtgaaaatacaattgataaatattataaattttcaattaaatgaaataaatggagCTTGCTAAGAAATCAGGTAAAGCAATTTTGAATGCAAAGAAATTTTATAAGTAGTTATACTCG
Proteins encoded in this region:
- the LOC132253896 gene encoding L-ascorbate oxidase homolog — protein: MGGSRVLLALLLCLSAGSFLVRGEDPYFFYTWNVTYGTISPLGVPQQGILINGEFPGPRINCSSNNNIVINVFNNLDEPLLFTWNGIQQRKNSWQDGLPGTNCPIQPGTNFTYRFQVKDQIGTYFYFPSLGMQRAAGGIGGLRVNSRLLIPVPFDDPEDDYTVLIGDWYKKSHTVLKKKLDSGHSIGRPDGVQINGKSEDKDEPLFTMKPGLTYRYRICNVGIKSSLNFRIQGHTMKLVELEGSHTVQNVYDSLDVHLGQCYSVLVTANQDPKDYYMVASTRFLKQVYTAKRIIRYTNGKGPASPELPEPPSGWIWSLNQFRSFRWNLTASAARPNPQGSYHYGFINITRTIKIVNSASTVDGKLRYAINGVSHTDPTTPPKLAEYFGVVDKVFKYNTMVDDPPPESAEKIVITPNVLNITFRTFVEIIFENHEKSIQSWHLNGYSFFAVAMEPGRWNPDKRKNYNLLDAVSRNTIQVYPGSWTAILLTFDNAGLWNLRSETWERNYLGQQLYVSVLSPARSLRDEYNIPDVAELCGIVKGLPKPQPYTI